The DNA sequence TTTATTTTTTACGGCCCCAGCGGCGTGGGCAAAAATTGCCTTGCCCACGTAATTAACAATACTACCAAAAGCTGTTTTTGCCAGATAAACGCTGTGTCTTCAAATGTTGCACAGATACGTAAAGCAATTGAAACGGCAAAGAAAACGCGCTCGGTATCCGGCAAGGGGACGATACTTTTTGTGGATGAAATACACCGGTTTAACAAGTCCCAGCAGGACGTGCTAATGCCCTGCATTGAAAAGGCCGACATAATGTTCATCGGCGCTACGACGCATAATCCATTTTTCTATATTATACCCGCCCTTATATCGCGTTCACTTGTATTTGAGCTTAGGCCTTTGACGGAGGATGATATAAAGACGATTTTGGGTAATGCTGTTCGAGATGAAGAAAGAGGGCTCGGGTCAATGAAAATTAATATAGATAGCGATGCCCTTGATTTTCTTGCCAGAGTATCCGATGGGGACGCGCGTAAGGCCCTAAACGCTTTAGAGATAGGCGCTCTGACAACTCCGCCGGAAAAAGACGGGATTGTGCGTTATAGCCTGCAGGTGGCAGAAGAGTCCATACAGAAAAAAGCTGTTATGTATGACAAGAACGAGGACGGCCACTACGATACCATATCGGCTTTTATTAAATCCATGCGCGGTTCCGATCCCGACGCTGCTTTATACTGGCTTGCGAAAATGCTTTATGCCGGGGAAGACCCGCGTTTTATAGCGAGAAGGATTGTTATATGCGCCTCGGAAGATGTGGGGAATGCTGACCCCCAGGCCATTGTTGTTGCTAATACCGCGCTAAATATTGCTGA is a window from the Candidatus Omnitrophota bacterium genome containing:
- a CDS encoding replication-associated recombination protein A, with amino-acid sequence MDLFDRPKMDVEKEFPLALRMRPRNLDEFIGQSHIAGKGKLLRRAIESDRAHSFIFYGPSGVGKNCLAHVINNTTKSCFCQINAVSSNVAQIRKAIETAKKTRSVSGKGTILFVDEIHRFNKSQQDVLMPCIEKADIMFIGATTHNPFFYIIPALISRSLVFELRPLTEDDIKTILGNAVRDEERGLGSMKINIDSDALDFLARVSDGDARKALNALEIGALTTPPEKDGIVRYSLQVAEESIQKKAVMYDKNEDGHYDTISAFIKSMRGSDPDAALYWLAKMLYAGEDPRFIARRIVICASEDVGNADPQAIVVANTALNIAEFVGMPEARIPLAQAVVYIATAPKSNASYLGIEKALSDIKSGRTLDVPDSLKDASYKGAKQLGRGMGYKYAHDYEGHYVKQDYLPQTRRYYEPSDMGYEKRIKEYLSELKKKIAYPRG